A genomic stretch from Leishmania donovani BPK282A1 complete genome, chromosome 36 includes:
- a CDS encoding ADP-ribosylation factor GTPase activating protein, putative has protein sequence MNIRQRKSERHKEVLRKLSQNGGNKSCFDCGMRGPLYVVSDFGILVCSGCSAVHRSFQHKVKGITMSEFTDDEIARFSVAGNDRALKVWLSTFHNQLPRSGDVMALKDHVRVVFEERRFLNAQELSALQDSWEHAREQPSQAPPPLSVTRPAESSLASIPEAPTAQPGPVSAPTNPARPPQEDAFDSLFSASVQSSSTPQPTAHAAAPPPPMTTLHAPAPPAPQQPATVTSIVADLFAGVPPPVVQPAGGYSAPHPQQQQQQQSMSYPTDGGMYNFTQGPQSSMMAPTQLQSSQLPYQQQQQAQPTPYAASGPMVCAPCVGSQHASTFDFAAPSAPAANPYPYQQQQPQPFTWGQPAPAQLQQQQQHMIGFLGSSGSAAPYAAPAQPQSYNFKSGAPGATAYPSANGAPAQAYQPSPFASNLPPPQEGWGASLSSNASSIPNHNRIVVLSVTKQQNDGPQNPQPPWQ, from the coding sequence ATGAATATTCGACAGCGCAAGTCGGAGCGGCacaaggaggtgctgcggaaGCTCAGCCAGAATGGTGGCAACAAGAGCTGTTTTGATTGCGGCATGCGAGGTCCGCTGTACGTAGTCTCAGATTTTGGCATTCTTGTCTGctccggctgcagcgccgtgcacCGCTCCTTTCAGCACAAGGTGAAGGGGATCACGATGAGTGAGTTTACGGATGACGAGATCGCCCGTTTCTCCGTAGCCGGCAACGACCGGGCCCTCAAGGTATGGTTGAGCACCTTTCACAACCAGCTCCCTCGCTCCGGTGACGTGATGGCGCTGAAAGACCACGTGCGCGTGGTCTTCGAAGAACGGCGGTTTTTGAATGCGCAGGAGCTCTCCGCTTTGCAAGACTCGTGGGAGCACGCAAGGGAACAGCCTTCACAGGCGCCACCACCTTTGTCCGTGACGAGGCCTGCAGAGTCCTCTCTCGCTTCAATTCCAGAGGCACCCACGGCGCAACCCGGGCCCGTTTCGGCACCGACGAATCCCGCGCGACCGCCGCAAGAGGACGCCTTCGACAGCCTGTTCTCTGCATCAGTGCAGTCTTCGTCGACACCGCAACCTACAGcgcatgcagcagcaccaccaccaccaatgACTACCTTGCACGcccctgctcctccagcgccgcagcagcccgcAACAGTAACCAGTATCGTGGCTGACTTGTTTGCTggagtgccgccgccagtggTGCAGCCAGCAGGTGGATATAGCGCTCCTCATccacagcaacaacagcaacagcagtcGATGAGCTATCCTACTGATGGCGGCATGTACAACTTCACTCAAGGCCCCCAGAGCAGCATGATGGCACCTACGCAGCTGCAGTCCTCACAGCTGCCgtaccagcagcagcagcaagcgcagCCGACTCCCTACGCTGCAAGTGGCCCGATGGTGTGCGCGCCATGTGTAGGAAGTCAGCACGCATCGACGTTCGATTTTGCCGCACCATCCGCACCTGCGGCGAATCCCTACCCgtaccagcagcagcaaccgcagccgTTCACTTGGGGTCAACCCGCGCCGGCACAGctgcaacagcaacagcagcataTGATAGGGTTTCTCGGCTCTTCCGGGAGCGCGGCCCCGTACGCTGCGCCCGCCCAGCCACAGAGCTACAACTTCAAGAGCGGCGCACCAGGCGCCACCGCCTACCCCTCCGCGAACGGTGCACCGGCCCAGGCTTACCAGCCGTCGCCTTTTGCGAGCAATCTACCGCCTCCGCAGGAAGGTTGGGGTGCGTCCCTGTCGTCAAACGCGTCTTCCATCCCCAACCACAATCGCATCGTCGTCTTGTCGGTGACGAAGCAGCAGAATGACGGGCCGCAGAACCCTCAGCCGCCGTGGCAGTGA